From Bombus huntii isolate Logan2020A chromosome 4, iyBomHunt1.1, whole genome shotgun sequence, one genomic window encodes:
- the LOC126864758 gene encoding RPA-interacting protein yields MENRSPTMSIKLKIRNSANKLRHSSPKLQEVLRERCRERMREKRGQLFNKRRFGLESNSRDVQDTLTEIVRKEFNNLVTRDLDPAFFDNTSFLNELLNQEEELENEILSEEEQWILQEYEKMTQEEIEILALTADEQDKEVICPICQRSNLTQKQNNVTCISCDFALNNCISVKEVGYRINNCVNNHSARCKKTPSFFPLSENNKMSLYLVCDECSTWASII; encoded by the exons ATGGAGAATCGAAGTCCAACCATgagtataaaattaaaaattaggaACAGTGCTAATAAACTTAGACACAGTTCTCCGAAATTGCAAGAGGTGTTGCGAGAG agATGTCGAGAAAGAATGAGAGAGAAACGTGgacaattatttaataaacgtaGATTTGGTTTGGAAAGTAATTCGAGAGATGTACAAGATACGTTGACTGAAATCGTACgtaaagaatttaataaccTCGTAACTAGAGATCTTGATCCGGCTTTCTTTGACAATACATCATTTCTTAATGAATTGCTTAATCAAGAAGAAGaattagaaaatgaaatactcAGTGAAGAAG AACAGTGGATATTACaagaatatgaaaaaatgacacaagaagaaattgaaatactaGCTCTCACTGCAGATGAACAAGACAAAGAAGTTATTTGTCCTATATGTCAGAGATCTAATTTAAcacaaaaacaaaataatgtaACCTGTATATCTTGTGATTTTGCATTGAATAATTGTATCAGCGTAAAGGAAGTAGGATATCGTATTAATAACTGTGTGAATAACCATTCTGCGCGATGTAAAAAAACACCTAGCTTTTTTCCTCTGTCTGAGAACAATAAGATGTCCTTGTATCTAGTTTGTGACGAATGTTCCACGTGGGCATCAATAATATAA